A genomic stretch from Serratia entomophila includes:
- a CDS encoding GNAT family N-acetyltransferase: protein MTLRIIPLAECPQFADVCAAWAFGQWGSQRGGSLDRTRQRFILCAQASDDHLTLMALDGERPLGMASLWPSDDRQRRDLSPWLAGLFVHPDHRRQGIAQRLEAAIVRQARQRNHAALHLITDKSEALYAAWGWRPLERRRQHGGEVVVMEKKL, encoded by the coding sequence ATGACCCTACGTATTATTCCGCTGGCGGAGTGCCCGCAGTTCGCCGACGTCTGCGCCGCCTGGGCCTTTGGCCAATGGGGTTCGCAGCGCGGCGGTTCGCTGGATCGCACCCGTCAGCGCTTCATTCTGTGCGCCCAGGCCAGTGACGACCATTTGACGCTGATGGCGCTCGACGGCGAGCGCCCGCTGGGCATGGCCAGCCTGTGGCCAAGCGACGATCGTCAGCGGAGGGATCTGTCGCCCTGGCTGGCCGGGCTATTCGTTCACCCGGATCACCGCCGCCAGGGCATCGCTCAGCGGTTGGAGGCGGCGATAGTGCGGCAGGCGCGCCAACGCAATCATGCCGCGCTGCACCTGATCACCGACAAGTCGGAGGCGCTGTATGCCGCCTGGGGCTGGCGGCCCCTTGAGCGCAGGCGGCAGCATGGCGGCGAAGTGGTGGTTATGGAGAAAAAGCTGTAG